In one Sphingobacterium daejeonense genomic region, the following are encoded:
- a CDS encoding NAD(P)H-dependent oxidoreductase — protein MNIFIINAGQVFSHSGGALNRSITDWTRNYFQQNGYDVRVTDINDNFDPLEEVENFKWADIIVYHMPIWWFQVPNKFKFYIDEVFNAGHQNGMYFSDGRSRKNPAINYGKGGLMHGKKYMATTSWNAPDTAFTLEGEFFDQISVDNGILYGFHKMNQFVGMERIPGFHLHDVEKNATAERINNYHQQYLKHLANEFSSIESVCE, from the coding sequence ATGAACATATTTATAATCAATGCAGGACAAGTCTTTTCACATTCAGGAGGAGCATTAAATCGCAGTATAACAGATTGGACGCGCAATTATTTTCAACAAAATGGTTATGACGTCCGTGTAACAGACATCAACGATAATTTTGATCCCTTAGAAGAGGTGGAAAATTTCAAATGGGCAGATATCATAGTATATCATATGCCTATTTGGTGGTTTCAAGTTCCGAATAAGTTTAAATTTTATATTGATGAGGTATTCAATGCTGGCCATCAAAATGGAATGTACTTTAGCGATGGTAGAAGCAGAAAAAACCCAGCAATAAATTACGGAAAAGGGGGCTTAATGCATGGGAAAAAATATATGGCCACCACGTCATGGAATGCTCCAGATACCGCTTTTACATTGGAAGGAGAATTCTTTGATCAAATTTCTGTAGATAATGGCATCTTATACGGCTTCCATAAAATGAACCAATTTGTGGGAATGGAAAGAATCCCTGGTTTCCATTTGCACGATGTTGAAAAAAATGCAACTGCTGAAAGGATCAACAATTACCATCAGCAATATCTTAAACATTTAGCAAATGAATTCTCTTCCATAGAATCAGTCTGCGAATAA
- a CDS encoding LysR family transcriptional regulator encodes MRWNLEWLRTFKAIYETGTLSAAAQELFISQPGVSLHLNSLESFTGTKLFDRSARKMVPTERGKILYNFILEPLGKLELAEEQFHKRSQTERATISIGMCFETFQYTLEEHVTELPFNLIIKFGEYEQMQDDLDNGSLDLIVSSHKGNQKNLEYEPFSKERIVLVAGNKTDTVELEKLLKSGKLKEASAWLKKQLWYSTAADMAHLKHFWMKHFDEHTDFSPNYIVPNISSIIRCLGNSEGFSVVPDFLCQDALESGKIKLVYEGDDPLENILYFGTRKKTIYKKEIEKLEELLREKW; translated from the coding sequence ATGCGATGGAATTTAGAATGGCTGCGAACATTTAAAGCAATTTATGAAACAGGAACTTTGTCAGCTGCGGCTCAAGAATTATTTATTTCTCAACCTGGGGTTAGCCTCCATTTAAATTCCTTGGAATCGTTTACAGGAACAAAATTGTTTGACAGATCAGCAAGAAAAATGGTTCCTACAGAACGAGGTAAGATCCTTTATAATTTTATCCTTGAACCTTTAGGGAAATTGGAATTGGCAGAGGAACAATTTCATAAACGTTCACAAACTGAGCGCGCTACCATCTCAATTGGTATGTGCTTTGAAACCTTTCAGTATACATTGGAAGAACATGTAACAGAGTTGCCTTTTAATTTGATCATCAAATTTGGAGAATATGAACAAATGCAAGATGATTTGGATAATGGGTCATTGGATTTGATTGTTTCTTCACATAAGGGAAATCAGAAGAATTTGGAATATGAGCCATTTTCTAAAGAAAGAATTGTTTTAGTAGCTGGAAATAAAACAGACACCGTCGAATTAGAAAAGCTTTTAAAATCTGGGAAGCTAAAGGAGGCTTCTGCTTGGCTGAAGAAACAATTGTGGTATAGTACGGCTGCTGATATGGCTCACCTTAAACACTTCTGGATGAAGCATTTTGATGAACACACTGATTTTAGCCCGAACTATATCGTGCCGAATATATCTTCCATAATCCGTTGTCTGGGGAATTCTGAAGGATTTTCCGTAGTTCCTGATTTTCTATGTCAGGATGCTCTAGAGTCAGGAAAAATAAAACTGGTATATGAAGGAGATGACCCTCTGGAAAATATCCTATATTTTGGAACCCGGAAAAAAACTATCTATAAAAAAGAAATAGAAAAACTAGAAGAACTGTTGAGAGAAAAATGGTAA
- a CDS encoding ankyrin repeat domain-containing protein produces the protein MKEIDTPIEAIKRSEFHKVKEYYRKNGVNKTDRFNRTLLLNAALYGEPQLVEWAIRQHANLNHQDKKGLSVLHIAVQSNQLDLVSLLLKSGIEVDLQDHFGNTALWRAMMDNVDINIIYLLLQYRANPDLKNNYGISARDLLCDENKNWEILKKIFEEPVSFGN, from the coding sequence TTGAAAGAAATTGATACACCTATTGAGGCCATAAAAAGAAGTGAGTTTCATAAAGTAAAAGAGTATTACAGAAAGAATGGTGTTAATAAAACCGATAGATTCAATAGGACATTATTATTAAATGCTGCACTATATGGAGAGCCGCAACTTGTAGAGTGGGCAATTCGGCAGCATGCAAACCTTAACCATCAAGATAAAAAAGGACTCAGCGTTTTGCATATTGCTGTTCAAAGCAACCAATTAGATTTGGTATCGTTATTACTTAAATCTGGAATTGAAGTTGATTTACAAGACCATTTTGGAAATACTGCCCTGTGGCGAGCAATGATGGATAATGTGGATATAAATATAATATATCTATTACTGCAGTATCGTGCTAACCCAGATTTGAAAAACAACTATGGTATTTCTGCAAGAGATCTCCTTTGCGACGAAAATAAAAATTGGGAAATCTTAAAGAAAATATTCGAAGAACCGGTGTCTTTTGGCAATTAA
- a CDS encoding copper homeostasis protein CutC yields MNEVKINGLKLEICSNSIFSAKQAQAGGASRIELCQNLENGGTTPSYGQIKLTRESLNIGVHVLIRPRTGDFLYNDDEFNEIRQDIIYCKEAGCDGVVIGILNADGSVDKERMKILVTEAKPMCVVFHRAFDRCKDPMQALEDIIELGCDRILTSGQQNTAWEGRDLLKRLVQQAGDRIEIMPGSGVDAANVTAILNYTGAKSIHSSAKVIEKSKMEFKMDAVSGMDEDEIYSSQAKVEEIVAQIKSL; encoded by the coding sequence ATGAATGAAGTTAAGATAAATGGTTTAAAATTGGAAATTTGTTCCAATTCAATTTTCTCAGCAAAGCAGGCACAGGCTGGTGGAGCAAGTAGAATTGAGTTGTGTCAGAACTTAGAAAATGGAGGAACAACGCCATCTTATGGGCAGATCAAATTGACAAGAGAAAGCTTAAATATCGGTGTACATGTTTTAATAAGGCCAAGAACCGGTGATTTCCTTTATAACGATGATGAATTCAATGAAATCCGTCAAGATATTATTTATTGCAAAGAAGCGGGATGTGACGGAGTTGTTATTGGAATATTGAATGCTGATGGTTCTGTTGATAAAGAAAGAATGAAAATTTTGGTAACAGAAGCTAAACCAATGTGTGTTGTATTCCATCGGGCATTTGATCGCTGCAAAGATCCAATGCAGGCATTGGAAGATATCATAGAATTGGGATGTGACCGGATATTGACTTCAGGACAACAGAATACTGCATGGGAGGGAAGGGATCTTCTGAAGAGGCTAGTTCAGCAAGCTGGGGATAGAATAGAAATAATGCCAGGCTCTGGAGTTGATGCTGCGAATGTAACAGCAATTTTAAATTACACGGGTGCCAAAAGCATTCATTCTTCAGCAAAAGTGATTGAGAAATCAAAAATGGAATTTAAAATGGATGCTGTGAGTGGGATGGATGAGGACGAAATTTATAGTTCTCAAGCAAAGGTTGAGGAGATTGTAGCCCAAATAAAAAGCCTGTAG
- a CDS encoding spore protein, whose translation MGVTRLKRKDRRNKTVARVEVQFLKLGRNIEPGSKSKMPKNSQITKNDAILDKLSADAK comes from the coding sequence ATGGGAGTTACACGTTTAAAAAGAAAAGATAGAAGAAATAAAACTGTTGCACGCGTTGAAGTACAGTTTTTAAAGCTTGGCCGTAATATTGAACCAGGTTCAAAAAGCAAAATGCCGAAAAACAGCCAAATCACTAAGAATGACGCAATCTTAGATAAACTTTCAGCAGACGCTAAATAA
- a CDS encoding porin family protein: MKKLLLTMGAAFLLAAGAQAQTSYGLKAGVNLGKYSNLGSDQSNNVSFHVTGFADIPVASQFSIQPGVSLQGKGTKFTGSLDNSSAEYTRNVMSLEVPVNAVYYIPAGAGNVFLGAGPYVGFNISGKDKLKGDLAGYTGETEWDLEFSGDNKDMNLIDAGVNFLGGYKFNNGLLINAGYGLGLTNLNPGDGDNINSRTLSFGLGFQF; this comes from the coding sequence ATGAAAAAATTATTACTTACTATGGGTGCTGCATTTTTATTAGCAGCTGGAGCACAAGCTCAAACTAGCTACGGATTAAAAGCTGGTGTTAACTTAGGTAAATATTCAAACCTGGGTTCAGATCAAAGCAATAACGTGTCTTTTCACGTAACAGGTTTTGCTGATATTCCAGTAGCATCTCAGTTCTCTATCCAACCAGGTGTTTCATTACAAGGTAAAGGAACTAAATTTACTGGATCATTAGATAACTCTAGTGCAGAGTATACTAGAAATGTAATGTCTCTTGAAGTTCCTGTAAATGCGGTATATTATATTCCAGCTGGTGCAGGTAACGTTTTCTTGGGTGCTGGTCCTTATGTAGGATTCAATATTTCAGGTAAAGACAAATTAAAAGGAGATTTAGCTGGATATACTGGTGAAACTGAATGGGATTTAGAATTTTCAGGAGATAATAAAGATATGAATCTTATTGATGCTGGTGTTAACTTCCTAGGTGGTTACAAATTCAACAATGGATTATTAATCAACGCTGGTTATGGTTTAGGGTTAACAAATCTTAATCCTGGAGATGGCGATAATATCAATAGCCGTACCTTATCATTCGGTCTTGGTTTCCAATTCTAA
- a CDS encoding porin family protein, with product MKKVLLWAILCGFAIPGAMAQTGFGLKAGVNMAKMTIEVEKGVKTPSHVSYFVTAFADLPLADQFSIQPGLSLQGKGAKASIKEGENEASIRTNLMSIEIPVNAVYYIPAGSGKVFIGAGPYIGYNISGKYKETVNGKSAEEKIKFSGKDKDMKPLDFGINAMIGYKLFSGLLINAGYGLGLADLNVDKEEKALSNRVFSIGVGFQF from the coding sequence ATGAAAAAAGTTTTATTATGGGCGATCCTATGTGGATTTGCGATTCCTGGAGCTATGGCTCAGACAGGATTTGGTCTAAAGGCTGGAGTCAACATGGCAAAAATGACTATTGAAGTTGAAAAAGGAGTGAAGACTCCTAGTCATGTGTCCTATTTTGTCACTGCATTCGCTGATTTACCTTTAGCTGACCAATTTTCAATTCAACCAGGCTTGTCTTTGCAAGGAAAGGGTGCTAAAGCATCTATTAAAGAAGGTGAGAACGAAGCTTCCATTCGTACAAATCTTATGTCGATAGAAATTCCCGTAAACGCTGTATATTATATACCTGCAGGTTCTGGAAAAGTATTTATTGGTGCCGGACCTTACATTGGATACAATATCAGTGGAAAGTACAAGGAAACGGTAAATGGTAAAAGCGCAGAAGAGAAAATTAAATTTTCAGGGAAGGATAAAGATATGAAACCACTTGATTTTGGTATTAATGCTATGATAGGGTATAAGCTTTTTAGTGGACTATTGATTAATGCTGGTTATGGATTAGGGCTTGCAGATTTGAATGTTGATAAGGAGGAAAAAGCACTATCAAATAGAGTATTTTCTATAGGTGTTGGATTCCAATTTTAA
- a CDS encoding porin family protein — protein sequence MKRILFSMAIGALSICALHAQTTYGLKAGMNLSKVSNLEDQKFNPSYFITGFADIPLSSQFSIQPGVSLQRKGAKFQSAGFNWDQTPMEDYKSTLNTMSIEIPVNAVYYVPVGNGKMFISAGPYLGYNISGKIKDSGPNGESERDVNFSGNDKNMNRLDAGLNFGLGYKLFNGILFQAGYGLGLSDLNASKNSKSFSNRTINFGVGFQF from the coding sequence ATGAAAAGAATTTTATTTTCAATGGCAATTGGCGCCTTGTCCATCTGTGCCTTACACGCTCAAACTACTTATGGTCTAAAAGCTGGAATGAATCTATCAAAGGTCTCCAATCTAGAAGATCAAAAGTTCAACCCCTCTTACTTTATAACTGGTTTTGCAGACATTCCTTTGTCTTCTCAATTCTCTATTCAGCCGGGAGTATCCTTGCAAAGGAAAGGTGCAAAATTTCAATCAGCAGGTTTTAACTGGGATCAAACTCCTATGGAAGACTACAAATCAACATTAAATACGATGTCTATTGAGATTCCTGTAAATGCTGTATACTATGTTCCAGTCGGAAATGGGAAAATGTTTATTTCTGCTGGACCTTACCTTGGATATAACATCAGTGGCAAAATCAAAGATTCTGGTCCCAATGGCGAAAGTGAACGTGATGTCAACTTCAGTGGAAACGACAAAAACATGAATAGACTAGATGCCGGCCTTAATTTTGGCCTAGGTTATAAGCTTTTTAATGGAATATTGTTCCAAGCAGGTTATGGCCTAGGTTTAAGCGATCTAAACGCCTCCAAGAACAGTAAATCCTTCTCCAATCGAACCATTAATTTCGGAGTAGGATTTCAGTTTTGA
- a CDS encoding porin family protein: MKTILSVLGFSFISIFAANAQTTYGLKAGMNFSKITERKFQNYTPSYFVTGFAEFPLTSRLSIQPGLSLQGKGSKTIAPGSIMDPDIKGDYKGTMNTMSIEIPINMIYYVPVGYGDIFLSAGPYIGYNISGKIKESNYEPGSTQERSSDIKFSGNNKYMNRIDAGVNFGLGYKLKNGLLFQAGYGLGLTDLNGIKNVSLPSSSYRTFNFGVGFQF; the protein is encoded by the coding sequence ATGAAAACAATTTTATCAGTTCTAGGATTTTCCTTTATTTCCATTTTTGCAGCGAATGCTCAAACTACTTATGGTTTAAAAGCAGGAATGAATTTTTCCAAGATTACGGAGCGTAAATTCCAAAATTACACTCCTTCTTATTTTGTTACCGGATTTGCAGAATTTCCCCTGACATCCCGCTTGTCCATTCAACCAGGTTTGTCCTTACAGGGAAAAGGTTCTAAAACAATTGCTCCAGGTTCTATCATGGATCCTGATATAAAGGGGGATTATAAAGGGACTATGAATACCATGTCCATTGAAATTCCTATAAATATGATTTATTATGTTCCTGTTGGTTATGGCGATATCTTTCTTTCGGCAGGTCCATATATTGGCTATAATATTTCAGGAAAAATAAAGGAATCAAATTATGAGCCAGGTTCGACTCAAGAAAGGTCATCAGACATCAAATTCAGTGGAAATAATAAATACATGAACAGGATAGATGCCGGTGTTAATTTTGGTTTAGGTTATAAATTGAAAAATGGCCTTTTATTTCAAGCTGGATATGGACTCGGATTAACAGATCTAAATGGAATAAAGAATGTTTCATTACCTTCTTCCTCATATAGAACATTTAATTTCGGTGTAGGATTTCAGTTTTGA
- the rpsJ gene encoding 30S ribosomal protein S10 codes for MSQRIRIKLKSYDYNLVDKSAEKIVKTVKPTGAVVSGPIPLPTEKKIYTVLRSPHVNKKAREQFQLCSYKRLLDIYSSNSKTVDALMKLELPSGVEVEIKV; via the coding sequence ATGAGCCAAAGAATCAGAATCAAATTGAAATCATACGATTACAACTTGGTTGACAAATCAGCTGAGAAAATCGTAAAAACAGTAAAACCTACAGGTGCAGTTGTTAGTGGTCCTATTCCATTGCCTACTGAGAAAAAAATCTATACAGTTTTACGTTCTCCACACGTTAACAAAAAAGCACGTGAGCAATTCCAATTGTGTTCTTACAAGAGATTGTTAGACATCTACTCATCTAACTCAAAAACTGTTGATGCGTTGATGAAATTAGAATTACCTTCAGGTGTAGAAGTTGAAATCAAAGTGTGA
- the fusA gene encoding elongation factor G: protein MAKDLKLVRNIGIAAHIDAGKTTTTERILFYSGVNHKLGETHEGSATTDWMAQEQERGITITSAAVTVFWNYRNKKYQVNVIDTPGHVDFTVEVNRSLRVLDGLVFLFSAVDGVEPQSETNWRLADGYKVPRIGFVNKMDRSGADFLKVVKQVKEMLGSDAVALQLPIGAEDNFEGVVDLINNRGIVWNEADKGMTFTEVPIPEDMLEEVAEYREKLLEAVAGYDESLMEKFFEDPDSLTEREILDALRKAVLDNAIVPMVCGSSFKNKGVQTMLDFVMELLPSPLDQEAVKGTDPRTGEEIVRKPSESEPFAALGFKIATDPFVGRLCFTRVYSGVLDAGSYVLNTRSGNKERISRIFQMHANKQNPIERIGAGDIGAVVGFKDIKTGDTLCDEKNPIVLESMVFPEPVIGLAIEPKTQADVDKLGIGLSKLAEEDPTFVVKTDEDTGQTVISGMGELHLDILIDRLRREFKVEVNQGAPQVAYKESINGTTEHREVYKKQSGGRGKFADIKVVISPADEDWDVVKNPLQFVNEIVGGSIPKEYIPSVQKGFEVSMKNGVLAGYQLSGMKVRLIDGSFHAVDSDSLSFELAAKMAYRAALPKCSPVLMEPIMKVEVLTPEENMGDVMGDLNRRRGQMQGLDSRNGAQVIKALVPLSEMFGYVTQLRTITSGRATSTMEFDHYEDAPRNVQEDVISKAKGKVKGLED, encoded by the coding sequence ATGGCAAAAGATTTAAAATTAGTAAGAAATATTGGTATCGCTGCACACATCGATGCTGGTAAAACAACAACTACAGAGCGTATATTATTCTACTCTGGTGTAAACCACAAGTTGGGAGAAACTCACGAAGGTTCTGCTACAACTGACTGGATGGCACAAGAGCAAGAGCGTGGTATCACGATTACCTCTGCAGCTGTAACTGTATTCTGGAACTACCGTAACAAAAAATACCAAGTAAACGTTATTGACACTCCAGGACACGTTGACTTTACTGTAGAAGTAAACCGTTCATTACGTGTACTTGATGGTCTTGTATTCTTGTTCTCTGCGGTTGATGGTGTTGAGCCTCAATCGGAGACTAACTGGCGTTTAGCGGATGGATACAAAGTTCCTCGTATAGGTTTCGTAAATAAAATGGACCGTTCTGGTGCTGACTTCTTAAAAGTAGTTAAGCAAGTAAAAGAAATGTTAGGTTCTGATGCAGTAGCTCTTCAATTACCTATCGGTGCTGAAGATAACTTCGAAGGTGTTGTTGACTTAATCAACAACCGTGGTATCGTTTGGAATGAAGCTGATAAAGGTATGACCTTTACTGAGGTTCCAATTCCTGAGGATATGTTGGAAGAGGTTGCTGAATACCGTGAGAAATTATTAGAAGCTGTTGCTGGATATGATGAGTCTTTGATGGAGAAATTCTTCGAAGATCCAGATTCATTGACAGAGCGCGAAATCTTAGACGCTTTACGTAAAGCAGTTTTAGATAATGCAATTGTTCCTATGGTTTGTGGTTCATCTTTCAAAAACAAAGGTGTTCAAACTATGCTTGACTTCGTTATGGAGTTATTGCCTTCACCATTGGATCAAGAGGCTGTTAAAGGTACTGACCCTCGTACTGGCGAAGAGATTGTTCGTAAGCCATCTGAGTCTGAGCCATTCGCAGCTTTAGGTTTCAAAATCGCTACTGACCCATTCGTAGGTCGTTTATGTTTCACTCGTGTTTATTCAGGAGTATTAGATGCTGGTTCTTATGTATTGAACACTCGTTCAGGCAACAAAGAGCGTATCTCTCGTATCTTCCAAATGCACGCGAACAAACAAAACCCAATCGAAAGAATTGGTGCTGGTGACATCGGTGCTGTTGTTGGTTTCAAAGACATCAAAACTGGTGATACTTTATGTGACGAGAAAAACCCTATCGTTCTTGAATCAATGGTTTTCCCTGAGCCGGTTATTGGTTTAGCGATCGAGCCTAAAACTCAAGCTGACGTAGATAAATTAGGTATCGGACTTAGCAAATTAGCTGAAGAGGATCCTACATTCGTAGTAAAAACTGACGAAGACACTGGTCAAACAGTTATTTCAGGTATGGGTGAGCTTCACTTAGATATCTTGATCGACCGTTTGAGACGTGAGTTCAAAGTTGAGGTAAACCAAGGTGCTCCTCAAGTTGCTTACAAAGAGTCTATCAACGGAACTACTGAACACCGTGAGGTTTACAAAAAACAATCAGGTGGTCGTGGTAAATTCGCGGATATCAAAGTTGTTATCTCTCCTGCAGATGAGGATTGGGATGTTGTTAAAAACCCTCTTCAATTCGTAAATGAAATCGTAGGTGGATCTATTCCTAAAGAATATATCCCTTCAGTTCAAAAAGGATTCGAAGTTTCCATGAAAAATGGTGTTTTAGCAGGTTACCAATTGTCAGGTATGAAAGTTCGTTTGATTGATGGTTCATTCCACGCAGTCGATTCAGACTCATTATCTTTCGAATTAGCAGCTAAGATGGCTTACCGTGCAGCACTTCCTAAATGTTCTCCAGTATTAATGGAGCCTATCATGAAAGTTGAAGTATTGACTCCAGAGGAAAACATGGGTGATGTAATGGGTGACTTGAACCGTCGTCGTGGTCAAATGCAAGGTTTGGATTCACGTAATGGTGCTCAAGTAATCAAAGCATTAGTACCACTTTCTGAAATGTTCGGATATGTAACTCAGTTACGTACGATCACTTCTGGCCGTGCAACTTCTACAATGGAATTTGATCACTACGAAGACGCTCCTCGTAACGTACAAGAAGATGTGATCTCAAAAGCAAAAGGAAAAGTTAAAGGTCTAGAAGATTAA